In Candidatus Delongbacteria bacterium, one genomic interval encodes:
- a CDS encoding fibronectin type III domain-containing protein, producing MGALAFSSLNAYARLAFLLVSLLGCALGSRATLVEESGSLREFVAGNEPGSAYDNWLSHVSERVARPGYNVYAPPLLDPQLDGFGQFSLLDSGPAGDSLLTAFHGLFGHLLLNQPLLADSLLAGMGLPAFELVRFQDSDSGHELLMLRERLDSTWVDPGLSPSPADDVVGGFALGWGLYVCDPQAARPEIALQVPHPCDDYITPAIGLEAFLELGAGMLMINGAGREVLFSGSTYSNSVSLSDPSRNGRHPFQMAHEAFVDHWQAQSVNELVLQVHSYDDLSHRNLKSCVVSGGPYTRLALPPLYDAGHNGLGALNRLAHPVLGADALGFPHAPLPLTSYVSHGALQALTVHGGLPDTSFSLVVSPSLLGYINNSQFEYTFGHHGLGYAECDTPERLLHIELDELPLPAHGLGESAFHLADSLQLATWHNFQPAWTVYRPLFVAIGEAFDAWTAAPVTPAPTAPTAFAVLSTGEDRVRVKWRPSECSELYTYEILLDSTGAIGPTAMVVDRATIDNLCWAPLSSTWITGLEYHVTYTMAIRAVDRLGRVSALSNTASAYTNELVPPLVDLQPGALAHFWTRNDTVQVTLRVRDQAHLVDLSSLQARLDHELDGDYDGPGEDWFSLGLNGFVADTSLQLPLVFAQGGPRMLLELRAHDDQSSLWGYSGSSRAEGAADDFWAIQDTTAPPPFPGDLTLATGGTLAELVLAWSPQPVDSTWAGYRIALSDSFFLDPAAAAIRLDAASDSLLGLPQTDSLVISALPWGPGPIWVLAWQEDHAGNRSGPAGPLLFQYPGSRYCEVTDLRASLQAGSIRLEWDSLCHQPDLQITGWRVHWLSSPWEAVSLENLWLETAEPFALVPLGLNSSGIFRVVALHSP from the coding sequence ATGGGTGCCCTGGCTTTTTCATCCCTGAACGCGTACGCCCGGCTGGCCTTTCTGCTGGTCTCGCTGCTGGGCTGTGCCCTCGGCTCGCGGGCGACGCTGGTTGAAGAAAGCGGTTCCCTGCGCGAGTTCGTGGCGGGCAATGAACCGGGCAGTGCCTATGACAACTGGCTCAGCCATGTCTCGGAACGGGTGGCGCGCCCCGGATACAACGTCTACGCCCCACCCTTGCTGGATCCCCAGCTGGACGGCTTCGGCCAGTTCAGCCTGCTGGATTCCGGCCCGGCTGGCGATTCGCTGCTGACGGCCTTCCATGGTCTTTTCGGCCACCTTCTGCTGAATCAACCCCTACTGGCCGACAGCCTGCTTGCCGGAATGGGACTTCCGGCTTTCGAGCTGGTGCGGTTCCAGGACAGCGACAGCGGGCACGAGCTGCTGATGCTGCGGGAACGTCTTGATTCGACCTGGGTGGACCCGGGACTCAGCCCCTCGCCCGCGGACGATGTGGTAGGAGGATTCGCCCTGGGCTGGGGACTCTATGTTTGCGACCCCCAGGCCGCACGCCCCGAGATCGCCCTGCAGGTGCCCCATCCCTGTGATGACTACATCACGCCCGCCATCGGGCTGGAGGCTTTCCTTGAGCTGGGTGCCGGAATGCTGATGATCAATGGCGCCGGGCGCGAGGTCCTGTTCAGCGGCTCGACCTACAGCAACAGCGTGTCACTCTCCGACCCCTCGCGCAACGGACGCCATCCCTTCCAGATGGCGCACGAAGCCTTCGTGGACCACTGGCAGGCGCAGTCGGTCAATGAACTGGTGCTGCAGGTGCATTCCTACGACGACCTGTCCCATCGCAACCTCAAGAGCTGTGTGGTGTCGGGCGGTCCGTACACGCGGCTGGCCCTGCCCCCATTGTACGACGCGGGGCACAATGGTCTGGGTGCGCTCAACCGATTGGCGCACCCCGTGCTGGGTGCCGATGCGCTGGGATTCCCGCATGCCCCTCTGCCCCTGACGAGCTATGTGTCGCATGGTGCGCTGCAGGCGCTGACGGTGCACGGAGGACTTCCCGACACGAGCTTCAGTCTGGTGGTCTCGCCCTCCCTGCTCGGCTACATCAACAATTCCCAGTTCGAATACACCTTCGGCCATCATGGCCTTGGCTACGCGGAGTGCGATACGCCCGAACGCCTGCTGCACATCGAGCTGGATGAACTGCCCCTGCCCGCCCACGGTCTGGGGGAGAGCGCCTTCCATCTTGCCGACAGCCTGCAGCTGGCCACATGGCACAACTTCCAGCCCGCCTGGACCGTCTACCGGCCACTCTTCGTGGCCATCGGCGAGGCCTTTGATGCCTGGACGGCAGCGCCGGTCACGCCCGCGCCCACGGCACCCACGGCCTTTGCCGTGCTCAGCACGGGCGAGGACCGGGTGCGCGTGAAGTGGCGTCCCAGCGAATGCAGCGAGCTGTATACCTATGAAATCCTGCTGGACAGCACGGGTGCCATCGGTCCCACGGCGATGGTCGTGGATCGCGCGACCATTGACAACCTTTGCTGGGCGCCCCTGAGCTCCACCTGGATCACGGGGCTGGAGTACCACGTGACCTACACCATGGCAATCCGTGCGGTGGACCGCCTGGGCCGCGTGAGCGCCCTGTCCAACACGGCCAGCGCCTACACCAATGAACTGGTGCCCCCTCTGGTGGACCTGCAGCCCGGTGCCCTCGCGCACTTCTGGACCCGCAATGACACGGTTCAGGTGACCCTGCGCGTGCGCGACCAGGCCCACCTCGTGGATCTGTCCAGTCTCCAGGCCCGCCTGGATCACGAACTGGATGGAGATTACGACGGTCCGGGAGAAGATTGGTTCTCCCTGGGCCTGAACGGATTCGTGGCGGACACCAGCCTGCAGTTGCCGCTGGTCTTCGCGCAGGGCGGCCCCCGCATGCTGCTGGAACTGCGGGCCCACGATGACCAGAGTTCCCTCTGGGGCTACAGCGGCAGTTCGCGGGCAGAGGGAGCCGCCGATGATTTCTGGGCCATACAGGACACAACCGCCCCGCCACCCTTTCCTGGCGATCTGACGCTGGCCACGGGCGGCACTCTGGCGGAACTGGTACTGGCCTGGAGCCCGCAGCCCGTGGATTCCACCTGGGCCGGCTACCGCATCGCCCTCTCGGACAGCTTTTTTCTGGACCCCGCTGCGGCGGCGATTCGACTGGACGCGGCCAGCGATTCGCTGCTGGGTCTGCCCCAGACCGATTCGCTGGTGATTTCCGCCCTGCCCTGGGGGCCGGGGCCGATCTGGGTGCTGGCCTGGCAGGAAGACCATGCAGGCAATCGCTCAGGCCCCGCCGGGCCGCTGCTGTTCCAGTATCCCGGCAGCCGGTATTGCGAGGTGACGGACCTGCGGGCCAGTCTTCAGGCCGGTTCCATCCGTCTGGAATGGGACAGCCTCTGCCACCAGCCCGATCTGCAGATCACGGGCTGGCGCGTGCACTGGCTCAGCAGCCCCTGGGAGGCCGTTTCGCTTGAAAACCTCTGGCTGGAGACGGCGGAACCCTTCGCGCTGGTGCCGCTGGGGCTCAATTCCAGCGGGATCTTCAGGGTGGTCGCCCTGCATTCTCCTTAG